The Methanosphaera sp. WGK6 genomic sequence TTAAAAGAAGGTATAAATGTAGAGTTTGTTCCAGGAATAAATTCAGGTATAGGTGCAGCAACATCAATAGGATTACCTTTAACACACCGAGCAGTTGCAACAAGTCTCACATTAGTTACTGGACATGAAGATCCTGAAAAATCAGAAAAACAAGTTAATTGGGATTACACTGCAGATACTATTGTAATATTTATGGGTGTAGGATTACTTAAAAAATATATTCCGAAAATACTCAAATACAGATCACCTGATACACCAGTATGTGCCATAGAAAAAGGAACTTTACCTGATCAAAGAATTGTAACAGGAACATTAGCTGATATTACTGAAAAAGATATACGACCTCCTGCATTAATAATTATAGGGGATGTTGTAAACATATACAATGAATGTCAAGAATTAAGGAGTAACATTGAATAATGTCAATCAGTACTTTTGATAATAAAACTGTTGTAATTACACGTCCTATT encodes the following:
- the cobA gene encoding uroporphyrinogen-III C-methyltransferase — its product is MTVYMLGAGPGDPDLITLKAIKILKQAEVILYDSLANDALLEYAPDDVELIYVGKRAGEHYRKQPEINQLLIEQGKKYDNVVRLKGGDPFIFGRGGEEELALLKEGINVEFVPGINSGIGAATSIGLPLTHRAVATSLTLVTGHEDPEKSEKQVNWDYTADTIVIFMGVGLLKKYIPKILKYRSPDTPVCAIEKGTLPDQRIVTGTLADITEKDIRPPALIIIGDVVNIYNECQELRSNIE